In one window of Ovis aries strain OAR_USU_Benz2616 breed Rambouillet chromosome 3, ARS-UI_Ramb_v3.0, whole genome shotgun sequence DNA:
- the CELA1 gene encoding chymotrypsin-like elastase family member 1: MLRLLVFASLVLYGHGTQDFPETNARVVGGTAVSKNSWPSQISLQYKSGSSWYHTCGGTLIKQNWVMTAAHCVDSTLTFRVVLGDHNLSQNDGTEQYISVQKIVVHPSWNSNNVAAGYDIAVLRLAQSATLNSSVKLGVLPQSGTILANNTPCYITGWGRTKTNGQLAQTLQQAYLPSVDYATCSSSSYWGSTVKTTMVCAGGDGVRAGCQGDSGGPLHCLVNGQYAVHGVTSFVSSLGCNVAKKPTVFTRVSAYISWINNAIASN; this comes from the exons ATGCTGCGCTTGCTGGTGTTCGCCTCTCTCGTCCTTTATG GACACGGCACCCAGGACTTTCCAGAAACCAACGCCCGGGTAGTTGGAGGGACTGCGGTCTCGAAGAATTCTTGGCCCTCTCAG ATTTCCCTCCAGTACAAGTCTGGAAGTTCCTGGTATCACACCTGTGGCGGCACCCTCATCAAACAGAACTGGGTGATGACAGCTGCTCACTGTGTGGATAG cACACTGACCTTCCGTGTGGTGCTGGGAGACCACAACCTGAGCCAGAACGATGGCACCGAGCAGTACATCAGCGTGCAGAAGATCGTGGTGCACCCGTCCTGGAACAGCAATAACGTGGCTGCAGG TTACGACATCGCTGTGCTGCGCCTGGCCCAGAGTGCTACCCTCAACAGCTCTGTCAAGCTGGGTGTTCTGCCACAGTCAGGAACCATCCTGGCTAACAACACGCCCTGCTACATCACAGGCTGGGGCAGGACTAAGA CCAATGGGCAGCTGGCCCAGACCCTGCAGCAGGCTTACCTGCCCTCCGTGGACTACGCCACCTGCTCCAGCTCCTCCTACTGGGGCTCCACCGTGAAGACCACCATGGTGTGCGCTGGAGGAGACGGAGTTCGTGCTGGATGCCAG GGTGATTCTGGGGGCCCCCTTCACTGCTTGGTGAATGGCCAGTATGCTGTCCATGGTGTGACCAGCTTTGTATCCAGCCTGGGCTGTAATGTCGCCAAGAAGCCCACAGTCTTCACCCGGGTCTCTGCTTACATCTCTTGGATAAATAAT GCCATTGCCAGCAACTGA